A single genomic interval of Aphidius gifuensis isolate YNYX2018 linkage group LG6, ASM1490517v1, whole genome shotgun sequence harbors:
- the LOC122858636 gene encoding putative uncharacterized protein DDB_G0270496 isoform X1, with the protein MQVDNNKSTKIEKTPRRKKQHDQLSGGMELFASPKRTKTDVLEVTGVSRSGRVRKKSSKLVDFESPNDLADNKLKKQQKAAQHLHAQQVLERFEAQQNRKSISPIQNNIIIQRNRKNSDTTKQHVLLQKNTKLDTASSQSETDVHSDNASDSDDATDINDMIINEGQVNNDIDDDDDDDDDRFSIESGSDIDDIDPLLIDDKETGFKRLEPPSQELPSSQANSLYMLEKSKKKIIIKDGKIIGRMKAQRKDKGKTRFTAYMLWSKEVRQELIEQHPEMDFAAISKRLGELWSTVPNIQKYNWQRRAKRLASSSSTGSKESPIKSSPIRKKFLNKNGNTKEITKLTTKKTIQLGGTSIVGNISQNKSLIKDDSPAIGGGSNYKVSGTKPMDVAAHLKLLGESLTIIGERLKEHEGQIAVSGSLSVLLDSFLCALGPLMCLTQQIPEANGAQSETLSGILDNIAYIMPGL; encoded by the exons atgcaagttgataataataaatctacaaaaatagaaaaaacaccAAGACGTAAAAAGCAACATGACCAGCTGAGTGGCGGGATGGAGTTGTTTGCGTCTCCAAAACGTACAAAAACAGACG ttttagaAGTAACTGGTGTATCAAGAAGTGGAagagtaagaaaaaaatcatcgaaACTTGTTGATTTTGAATCACCAAATGATTTagctgataataaattaaaaaaacaacaaaaagcaGCTCAGCATTTACATGCTCAACAAGTACTTGAACGTTTTGAAGCCCAGCAAAATCGTAAATCAATATCaccaatacaaaataatattattattcaacgtaatagaaaaaattctgATACAACAAAACAACAtgtattattacaaaaaaataccaaacTTGATACAGCATCAAGTCAATCAGAAACAGATGTACATTCTGATAATGCTAGTGATTCTGATGATGCAACTGATATTAATGACATGATTATAAATGAAGGTCAAGTTAATAACgacattgatgatgatgacgatgatgatgatgatcgtttttcaattgaatctGGTAGTGATATTGATGACATTGAtccattattaattgatgacaAAGAGACTGGTTTTAAACGTCTTGAACCACCATCACAAGAACTACCATCATCACAAGCAAATAGTCTTTATATGTTAGAAAAAAGTaagaagaaaattatcattaaagatggaaaaattattggaCGAATGAAAGCACAAAGAAAAGACAAAGGAAAAACAAGATTTACTGCTTATATGTTGTGGTCAAAAGAAGTCAGACaagaattaattgaacaaCATCCAGAAATgg ATTTTGCTGCAATTTCAAAAAGACTTGGTGAACTTTGGTCAACAGTGCCaaacatacaaaaatataattggcaAAGACGAGCAAAACGTTTagcatcttcatcatcaactgGATCAAAAGAATCACCAATAAAATCATCACCAATacgtaaaaaatttctcaataaaaatg gtaacacaaaagaaataacaaaattaacaacaaaaaaaacaattcaattagGTGGCACCTCAATTGTTGGTAATATATcacaaaataaaagtttaattaaagaTGATAGTCCAGCAATTGGTGGAGGAAGTAATTATAAAGTTTCTGGTACAAAACCAATGGACGTTGCAgcacatttaaaattacttggtGAAAGTTTAACAATAATTGGTGAACGTTTAAAAGAACACGAAGGACAAATTGCTGTATCTGGTAGTTTATCAGTTTTATTAGATTCATTTTTATGTGCTCTTGGTCCTCTAATGTGCCTTACACAACAAATTCCTGAGGCTAATGGGGCACAGTCTGAAACATTATCAGGAATTCTTGATAATATTGCATACATCATGCctggtttataa
- the LOC122858636 gene encoding putative uncharacterized protein DDB_G0270496 isoform X2 encodes MQVDNNKSTKIEKTPRRKKQHDQLSGGMELFASPKRTKTDEVTGVSRSGRVRKKSSKLVDFESPNDLADNKLKKQQKAAQHLHAQQVLERFEAQQNRKSISPIQNNIIIQRNRKNSDTTKQHVLLQKNTKLDTASSQSETDVHSDNASDSDDATDINDMIINEGQVNNDIDDDDDDDDDRFSIESGSDIDDIDPLLIDDKETGFKRLEPPSQELPSSQANSLYMLEKSKKKIIIKDGKIIGRMKAQRKDKGKTRFTAYMLWSKEVRQELIEQHPEMDFAAISKRLGELWSTVPNIQKYNWQRRAKRLASSSSTGSKESPIKSSPIRKKFLNKNGNTKEITKLTTKKTIQLGGTSIVGNISQNKSLIKDDSPAIGGGSNYKVSGTKPMDVAAHLKLLGESLTIIGERLKEHEGQIAVSGSLSVLLDSFLCALGPLMCLTQQIPEANGAQSETLSGILDNIAYIMPGL; translated from the exons atgcaagttgataataataaatctacaaaaatagaaaaaacaccAAGACGTAAAAAGCAACATGACCAGCTGAGTGGCGGGATGGAGTTGTTTGCGTCTCCAAAACGTACAAAAACAGACG aAGTAACTGGTGTATCAAGAAGTGGAagagtaagaaaaaaatcatcgaaACTTGTTGATTTTGAATCACCAAATGATTTagctgataataaattaaaaaaacaacaaaaagcaGCTCAGCATTTACATGCTCAACAAGTACTTGAACGTTTTGAAGCCCAGCAAAATCGTAAATCAATATCaccaatacaaaataatattattattcaacgtaatagaaaaaattctgATACAACAAAACAACAtgtattattacaaaaaaataccaaacTTGATACAGCATCAAGTCAATCAGAAACAGATGTACATTCTGATAATGCTAGTGATTCTGATGATGCAACTGATATTAATGACATGATTATAAATGAAGGTCAAGTTAATAACgacattgatgatgatgacgatgatgatgatgatcgtttttcaattgaatctGGTAGTGATATTGATGACATTGAtccattattaattgatgacaAAGAGACTGGTTTTAAACGTCTTGAACCACCATCACAAGAACTACCATCATCACAAGCAAATAGTCTTTATATGTTAGAAAAAAGTaagaagaaaattatcattaaagatggaaaaattattggaCGAATGAAAGCACAAAGAAAAGACAAAGGAAAAACAAGATTTACTGCTTATATGTTGTGGTCAAAAGAAGTCAGACaagaattaattgaacaaCATCCAGAAATgg ATTTTGCTGCAATTTCAAAAAGACTTGGTGAACTTTGGTCAACAGTGCCaaacatacaaaaatataattggcaAAGACGAGCAAAACGTTTagcatcttcatcatcaactgGATCAAAAGAATCACCAATAAAATCATCACCAATacgtaaaaaatttctcaataaaaatg gtaacacaaaagaaataacaaaattaacaacaaaaaaaacaattcaattagGTGGCACCTCAATTGTTGGTAATATATcacaaaataaaagtttaattaaagaTGATAGTCCAGCAATTGGTGGAGGAAGTAATTATAAAGTTTCTGGTACAAAACCAATGGACGTTGCAgcacatttaaaattacttggtGAAAGTTTAACAATAATTGGTGAACGTTTAAAAGAACACGAAGGACAAATTGCTGTATCTGGTAGTTTATCAGTTTTATTAGATTCATTTTTATGTGCTCTTGGTCCTCTAATGTGCCTTACACAACAAATTCCTGAGGCTAATGGGGCACAGTCTGAAACATTATCAGGAATTCTTGATAATATTGCATACATCATGCctggtttataa
- the LOC122858637 gene encoding U3 small nucleolar ribonucleoprotein protein IMP4, with product MLRRQVRARREYLYRKSVEDKRRTIQEKKDSIKKSLDNNTPIHPDLRKSALHLQRKSEWEDAGPELAVAQGTEMGGTTGDHEDDEYRWAGVENPKIVITTARDPSSRLKMFAKEFRLLIPNSQRMNRGNHEMKELIHACRANDVTDFIIIHEHRGIPDTLIICHLPYGPTAYFTIKDVVMRHDIPDIGTMSEQYPHLIFHNFKTKLAERTMSILKYLFPVPKEDSKRIITFANHDDYISFRHHNYKKLDNRNIDLTEVGPRFQLKLYEIKLGTLDSTGAADTEWALRPYMNTSHKRRFLSDEDGWQQEDDI from the coding sequence atgcttCGAAGACAAGTTCGTGCAAGACGTGAATATTTATACAGAAAATCTGTGGAGGATAAACGTCGaacaatacaagaaaaaaaagatagtataaaaaaaagtttggaTAATAATACACCAATTCATCCAGATTTACGTAAATCAGCTCTTCATCTACAAAGAAAATCAGAATGGGAAGATGCTGGTCCAGAGTTGGCTGTAGCCCAGGGTACAGAAATGGGTGGTACAACTGGTGATCATGAAGATGATGAATATCGTTGGGCTGGTGTTGAAAATCCAAAAATAGTCATAACAACAGCAAGAGATCCAAGTTCACGTTTGAAAATGTTTGCTAAAGAATTTAGATTGTTAATTCCAAATTCACAAAGAATGAATCGTGGTAATCATGAAATGAAAGAATTAATTCATGCTTGTCGAGCAAATGATGTtactgattttattattattcatgaacATCGTGGTATACCAGATACTTtgattatttgtcatttacCATATGGGCCAACAgcatattttacaattaaagaTGTTGTTATGAGACATGACATACCAGACATTGGCACCATGTCTGAACAATATCcacatttaatatttcataatttcaAGACAAAACTTGCTGAAAGAACAATGAGTATACTCAAGTATTTATTCCCAGTACCAAAAGAAGACAGTAAACGTATAATAACATTTGCAAATCATGATGATTATATATCATTTAGACatcacaattataaaaaacttgataatagaaatattgatttaactGAAGTTGGACCAAGATTTCAACTTAAACTTTATGAAATTAAACTTGGTACACTTGATTCAACTGGAGCTGCTGATACTGAATGGGCACTTAGACCATACATGAATACAAGTCATAAAAGAAGATTTTTATCTGATGAAGATGGATGGCAACAAGaagatgatatttaa